The region AGACGGTAGTTTTAGCAATATACAAGTAGTTGATGATGTGTATCATTTTGAACGTGAAATAAAACGTGTTTTTAACTTAATGCCTTTTTGGGATCCAGCAATGCACGATGGTAATTTAGTGCGTTCATCGTTTACTTTACCGGTTAAAATTAACTATGATTCTTCAAATACTTCCACAGAAATGATCATGTTTGCTAATGAAAATCAAATTAACAGTTATTTACAATCGTTAAACGAACAAAAAATTGAAACCGATTATTTTACTTTAACTTGTAATTGTTCAATTGTGAAAAGTGCTGCAAATGACGAGTTAAAAACGGAGGAGTATTTTATAGCATCGCAAGATGATAAAGTTTTGTATAACATTGTTTTTAAAGATTTACCGCAAAATATTGCTATTGAAGAAGTGCAAAAAGTAAAAGCCGAAGCGCAAGCGCGCCAAGCCGAATTTAAAGAAATTACCTATTTAGGATATAACGCTTTAGTTGTTGCGTTTAAATCACAAACAAATGAAGGTGAAAGTGAGTTTCAAACAATGTTTATACCAACCGAAAAACACT is a window of Myroides sp. JBRI-B21084 DNA encoding:
- a CDS encoding energy transducer TonB — translated: MQKILSLVFILLINCFSVLAQDQVHGFVQQKARPKEGVQVFMKQFMQEFNINNGSAVPKSVQQISFRVKFIVEKDGSFSNIQVVDDVYHFEREIKRVFNLMPFWDPAMHDGNLVRSSFTLPVKINYDSSNTSTEMIMFANENQINSYLQSLNEQKIETDYFTLTCNCSIVKSAANDELKTEEYFIASQDDKVLYNIVFKDLPQNIAIEEVQKVKAEAQARQAEFKEITYLGYNALVVAFKSQTNEGESEFQTMFIPTEKHLVAVALQTTNKQLTRLTFNHLLKNFKLKN